A single Stigmatopora argus isolate UIUO_Sarg chromosome 7, RoL_Sarg_1.0, whole genome shotgun sequence DNA region contains:
- the sh2d3a gene encoding breast cancer anti-estrogen resistance protein 3 homolog isoform X2 translates to MNNRSIAWWLRQIGLSQYTKTLESGYYGLEGLLNVNDNELKEAGIEDAMHRETILIQLLRHRQKLDPHSDVQMERRGSRKYSLGSSLDLVKPRKDLFRQSVLPRLQRADKKQRLSASCSQLRPLDEDRTSTLDSCRESKRSKRKSVVAYFSQLKVFAFRKEMDTLKKELEEELKLSTEDPRSHAWYHGALPREAAEALFERDGDFLVRDSSSSPADYVLSCYWRNEPMHFKIIRVVLRPKKGYSRELFQFEEDRFDNVPALIRFYVGGRRPISQASGAIVFHPLNRTVPLRVIAERQQSDCKSSTLGKSQHQRSKRLSFSNTLADAVHVNPLLRSGSHPGNLENLWSRPSLQSAQSDSNLRPGASENNRPQDVEPPPILPVFRTGSEPLLSPKPQQSRSCYPGGGVTLRGSDGQLHSRAPPKPLRISVLFSKVPQPAVALDQDNDPSAFYDELVVQVPQTKRKGHVDRLRAEEKWQSRARITETSFGFLDADNGSEVLSHLPRLPDKEQFEKPQTECSSCFRLDRFDSLLLPDNNRPLEPSVLLVLKDLLNRSDPDNTALHMLSVDCQVARITGVTAEQRKAMGVGSGLELITLPHGQQLRRDLLERHHLISLGVAVDILGCTGTGSQRATVLHKFILLAKALKDHAHDLFSFSAVMKALDMPQIARLEMTWRSLRRNHTESAVLFEKTLKPFLKSLNEGDECVLAGPVAVPHLVPMLLLMEGEDHMEDSERGCQTLYNVLQTARRDALQARDYKRHASDLLAGGWTPIPELLEAFRTEFALRLFWGQSGAEAESKERHDKFDKILCVLSDKVEPVDIKPAASQLFS, encoded by the exons ATGAATAATCGTTCCATTGCCTGGTGGCTACGGCAGATTGGTCTGTCTCAGTACACCAAAACCCTGGAAAGCGGATATTACGGATTGGAG GGTCTCCTAAACGTGAACGACAACGAGCTGAAGGAGGCGGGAATTGAGGATGCCATGCACAGAGAAACCATTCTAATTCAGCTTCTGAGGCACCGCCAAAAGCTTGACCCTCACTCAG ATGTACAAATGGAACGCAGGGGGAGCAGGAAGTACTCGTTGGGATCGTCATTGGATTTG GTTAAACCGAGAAAGGATCTGTTCCGTCAGAGTGTCTTGCCCCGCCTACAGCGAGCTGACAAAAAGCAGCGTCTCTCCGCGTCCTGCTCGCAGCTGCGACCTCTGGACGAGGACCGCACCTCCACGCTGGACAGCTGTCGAGAGAGCAAACGCAG TAAAAGGAAGAGTGTTGTCGCATACTTCAGCCAGCTGAAG GTGTTTGCTTTTCGCAAGGAGATGGACACTCTGAAGAAGGAGCTGGAAGAGGAATTAAAGCTCAGCACTGAGGATCCCAGGAGCCACGCCTGGTACCACGGAGCTCTCCCGAGAGAG GCCGCTGAGGCTCTGTTCGAGAGGGATGGGGACTTCCTGGTTCGCGACTCCAGCTCGTCCCCGGCGGACTATGTCCTTAGTTGCTACTGGAGAAACGAGCctatgcactttaagattataCGAGTGGTCCTGAGACCCAAAAAG GGCTACTCACGTGAGTTGTTCCAGTTTGAGGAGGACCGCTTCGACAATGTTCCCGCTCTAATCCGTTTCTACGTGGGTGGACGACGTCCCATCTCCCAAGCCTCGGGAGCCATTGTTTTCCACCCGCTAAACAGGACAGTGCCTTTACGCGTCATTGCCGAACGGCAGCAGTCTGACTGTAAGAGCTCCACGCTGGGGAAGTCCCAACACCAACGCAGCAAGAGGCTGAGTTTTAGTAATACCCTGGCAGACGCCGTGCACGTCAACCCTCTGCTCAG GAGCGGAAGTCACCCTGGCAACCTGGAAAACCTCTGGTCCAGACCTTCACTCCAGTCCGCTCAGTCGGACAGCAACCTGAGACCTG GCGCTTCTGAGAACAACAGACCCCAGGACGTCGAGCCCCCTCCTATCTTGCCAGTTTTTCGCACGGGGAGTGAACCTCTTCTCAGCCCCAAACCGCAGCAATCCCGTTCCTGTTACCCCG GTGGGGGGGTGACGCTGCGGGGGTCCGACGGGCAGCTTCACTCCCGAGCGCCCCCCAAGCCTCTTCGGATCTCTGTCCTGTTTTCCAAAGTACCCCAACCTGCAGTGGCGTTGGACCAAGACAATGACCCGTCTGCTTTCTATGACGAGCTGGTGGTTCAG GTGCCGCAGACCAAGCGCAAAGGCCACGTGGATCGCCTGCGCGCTGAGGAAAAATGGCAGAGCCGGGCACGGATCACCGAGACGTCGTTTGGTTTCCTGGATGCCGACAACGGCAGCGAGGTGTTGTCCCACTTGCCGCGACTGCCTGACAAGGAGCAATTTGAGAAGCCACAG ACCGAGTGTAGCTCCTGTTTCCGACTGGACCGCTTCGATTCGCTCCTGTTGCCGGACAACAACCGGCCACTGGAGCCGAGCGTCCTGCTGGTGCTGAAGGATCTCTTGAACCGCTCGGATCCCGACAACACGGCTCTGCACATGCTCAGCGTGGACTGCCAGGTGGCGCGCATCACAGGCGTGACGGCCGAGCAGAGGAAGGCCATGGGGGTGGGCTCGGGCCTCGAGCTCATCACGCTGCCGCACGGCCAACAATTGCGGCGAGACCTGCTCGAGAG GCATCATCTAATCTCGCTAGGCGTGGCGGTGGACATCCTGGGTTGCACGGGCACTGGGAGTCAGCGTGCCACAGTGCTTCATAAGTTCATCCTCCTGGCGAAGGCCCTTAAGGACCACGCCCATGATCTTTTTTCCTTCTCCGCCGTCATGAAGGCACTAGACATGCCTCAG ATAGCACGACTGGAGATGACATGGCGTTCACTGCGGAGGAATCACACGGAGAGCGCTGTTCTGTTCGAAAAGACTCTCAAACCCTTCCTCAAGTCGCTCAACGAGGGCGATG AATGCGTTTTAGCGGGTCCGGTGGCCGTGCCCCACCTGGTTCCCATGCTGCTTTTGATGGAGGGCGAAGACCACATGGAGGACAGCGAGCGAGGGTGCCAGACACTCTACAACGTCCTGCAGACTGCCCGACGCGACGCTCTGCAAGCTCGCGACTACAAGCGGCACGCGAGCGATCTGCTTGCGG GTGGTTGGACGCCCATCCCCGAGTTGCTGGAGGCCTTCCGGACCGAGTTTGCCCTACGACTTTTTTGGGGCCAGTCGGGGGCCGAGGCGGAAAGCAAGGAACGCCATGACAAATTTGACAAGATTCTCTGCGTGCTTTCGGACAAAGTCGAACCGGTCGACATCAAACCCGCGGCATCGCAGCTTTTCAGCTGA
- the sh2d3a gene encoding breast cancer anti-estrogen resistance protein 3 homolog isoform X3: protein MDTLKKELEEELKLSTEDPRSHAWYHGALPREAAEALFERDGDFLVRDSSSSPADYVLSCYWRNEPMHFKIIRVVLRPKKGYSRELFQFEEDRFDNVPALIRFYVGGRRPISQASGAIVFHPLNRTVPLRVIAERQQSDCKSSTLGKSQHQRSKRLSFSNTLADAVHVNPLLSRSGSHPGNLENLWSRPSLQSAQSDSNLRPGASENNRPQDVEPPPILPVFRTGSEPLLSPKPQQSRSCYPGGGVTLRGSDGQLHSRAPPKPLRISVLFSKVPQPAVALDQDNDPSAFYDELVVQVPQTKRKGHVDRLRAEEKWQSRARITETSFGFLDADNGSEVLSHLPRLPDKEQFEKPQTECSSCFRLDRFDSLLLPDNNRPLEPSVLLVLKDLLNRSDPDNTALHMLSVDCQVARITGVTAEQRKAMGVGSGLELITLPHGQQLRRDLLERHHLISLGVAVDILGCTGTGSQRATVLHKFILLAKALKDHAHDLFSFSAVMKALDMPQIARLEMTWRSLRRNHTESAVLFEKTLKPFLKSLNEGDECVLAGPVAVPHLVPMLLLMEGEDHMEDSERGCQTLYNVLQTARRDALQARDYKRHASDLLAGGWTPIPELLEAFRTEFALRLFWGQSGAEAESKERHDKFDKILCVLSDKVEPVDIKPAASQLFS from the exons ATGGACACTCTGAAGAAGGAGCTGGAAGAGGAATTAAAGCTCAGCACTGAGGATCCCAGGAGCCACGCCTGGTACCACGGAGCTCTCCCGAGAGAG GCCGCTGAGGCTCTGTTCGAGAGGGATGGGGACTTCCTGGTTCGCGACTCCAGCTCGTCCCCGGCGGACTATGTCCTTAGTTGCTACTGGAGAAACGAGCctatgcactttaagattataCGAGTGGTCCTGAGACCCAAAAAG GGCTACTCACGTGAGTTGTTCCAGTTTGAGGAGGACCGCTTCGACAATGTTCCCGCTCTAATCCGTTTCTACGTGGGTGGACGACGTCCCATCTCCCAAGCCTCGGGAGCCATTGTTTTCCACCCGCTAAACAGGACAGTGCCTTTACGCGTCATTGCCGAACGGCAGCAGTCTGACTGTAAGAGCTCCACGCTGGGGAAGTCCCAACACCAACGCAGCAAGAGGCTGAGTTTTAGTAATACCCTGGCAGACGCCGTGCACGTCAACCCTCTGCTCAG CAGGAGCGGAAGTCACCCTGGCAACCTGGAAAACCTCTGGTCCAGACCTTCACTCCAGTCCGCTCAGTCGGACAGCAACCTGAGACCTG GCGCTTCTGAGAACAACAGACCCCAGGACGTCGAGCCCCCTCCTATCTTGCCAGTTTTTCGCACGGGGAGTGAACCTCTTCTCAGCCCCAAACCGCAGCAATCCCGTTCCTGTTACCCCG GTGGGGGGGTGACGCTGCGGGGGTCCGACGGGCAGCTTCACTCCCGAGCGCCCCCCAAGCCTCTTCGGATCTCTGTCCTGTTTTCCAAAGTACCCCAACCTGCAGTGGCGTTGGACCAAGACAATGACCCGTCTGCTTTCTATGACGAGCTGGTGGTTCAG GTGCCGCAGACCAAGCGCAAAGGCCACGTGGATCGCCTGCGCGCTGAGGAAAAATGGCAGAGCCGGGCACGGATCACCGAGACGTCGTTTGGTTTCCTGGATGCCGACAACGGCAGCGAGGTGTTGTCCCACTTGCCGCGACTGCCTGACAAGGAGCAATTTGAGAAGCCACAG ACCGAGTGTAGCTCCTGTTTCCGACTGGACCGCTTCGATTCGCTCCTGTTGCCGGACAACAACCGGCCACTGGAGCCGAGCGTCCTGCTGGTGCTGAAGGATCTCTTGAACCGCTCGGATCCCGACAACACGGCTCTGCACATGCTCAGCGTGGACTGCCAGGTGGCGCGCATCACAGGCGTGACGGCCGAGCAGAGGAAGGCCATGGGGGTGGGCTCGGGCCTCGAGCTCATCACGCTGCCGCACGGCCAACAATTGCGGCGAGACCTGCTCGAGAG GCATCATCTAATCTCGCTAGGCGTGGCGGTGGACATCCTGGGTTGCACGGGCACTGGGAGTCAGCGTGCCACAGTGCTTCATAAGTTCATCCTCCTGGCGAAGGCCCTTAAGGACCACGCCCATGATCTTTTTTCCTTCTCCGCCGTCATGAAGGCACTAGACATGCCTCAG ATAGCACGACTGGAGATGACATGGCGTTCACTGCGGAGGAATCACACGGAGAGCGCTGTTCTGTTCGAAAAGACTCTCAAACCCTTCCTCAAGTCGCTCAACGAGGGCGATG AATGCGTTTTAGCGGGTCCGGTGGCCGTGCCCCACCTGGTTCCCATGCTGCTTTTGATGGAGGGCGAAGACCACATGGAGGACAGCGAGCGAGGGTGCCAGACACTCTACAACGTCCTGCAGACTGCCCGACGCGACGCTCTGCAAGCTCGCGACTACAAGCGGCACGCGAGCGATCTGCTTGCGG GTGGTTGGACGCCCATCCCCGAGTTGCTGGAGGCCTTCCGGACCGAGTTTGCCCTACGACTTTTTTGGGGCCAGTCGGGGGCCGAGGCGGAAAGCAAGGAACGCCATGACAAATTTGACAAGATTCTCTGCGTGCTTTCGGACAAAGTCGAACCGGTCGACATCAAACCCGCGGCATCGCAGCTTTTCAGCTGA
- the sh2d3a gene encoding breast cancer anti-estrogen resistance protein 3 homolog isoform X1 yields the protein MNNRSIAWWLRQIGLSQYTKTLESGYYGLEGLLNVNDNELKEAGIEDAMHRETILIQLLRHRQKLDPHSDVQMERRGSRKYSLGSSLDLVKPRKDLFRQSVLPRLQRADKKQRLSASCSQLRPLDEDRTSTLDSCRESKRSKRKSVVAYFSQLKVFAFRKEMDTLKKELEEELKLSTEDPRSHAWYHGALPREAAEALFERDGDFLVRDSSSSPADYVLSCYWRNEPMHFKIIRVVLRPKKGYSRELFQFEEDRFDNVPALIRFYVGGRRPISQASGAIVFHPLNRTVPLRVIAERQQSDCKSSTLGKSQHQRSKRLSFSNTLADAVHVNPLLSRSGSHPGNLENLWSRPSLQSAQSDSNLRPGASENNRPQDVEPPPILPVFRTGSEPLLSPKPQQSRSCYPGGGVTLRGSDGQLHSRAPPKPLRISVLFSKVPQPAVALDQDNDPSAFYDELVVQVPQTKRKGHVDRLRAEEKWQSRARITETSFGFLDADNGSEVLSHLPRLPDKEQFEKPQTECSSCFRLDRFDSLLLPDNNRPLEPSVLLVLKDLLNRSDPDNTALHMLSVDCQVARITGVTAEQRKAMGVGSGLELITLPHGQQLRRDLLERHHLISLGVAVDILGCTGTGSQRATVLHKFILLAKALKDHAHDLFSFSAVMKALDMPQIARLEMTWRSLRRNHTESAVLFEKTLKPFLKSLNEGDECVLAGPVAVPHLVPMLLLMEGEDHMEDSERGCQTLYNVLQTARRDALQARDYKRHASDLLAGGWTPIPELLEAFRTEFALRLFWGQSGAEAESKERHDKFDKILCVLSDKVEPVDIKPAASQLFS from the exons ATGAATAATCGTTCCATTGCCTGGTGGCTACGGCAGATTGGTCTGTCTCAGTACACCAAAACCCTGGAAAGCGGATATTACGGATTGGAG GGTCTCCTAAACGTGAACGACAACGAGCTGAAGGAGGCGGGAATTGAGGATGCCATGCACAGAGAAACCATTCTAATTCAGCTTCTGAGGCACCGCCAAAAGCTTGACCCTCACTCAG ATGTACAAATGGAACGCAGGGGGAGCAGGAAGTACTCGTTGGGATCGTCATTGGATTTG GTTAAACCGAGAAAGGATCTGTTCCGTCAGAGTGTCTTGCCCCGCCTACAGCGAGCTGACAAAAAGCAGCGTCTCTCCGCGTCCTGCTCGCAGCTGCGACCTCTGGACGAGGACCGCACCTCCACGCTGGACAGCTGTCGAGAGAGCAAACGCAG TAAAAGGAAGAGTGTTGTCGCATACTTCAGCCAGCTGAAG GTGTTTGCTTTTCGCAAGGAGATGGACACTCTGAAGAAGGAGCTGGAAGAGGAATTAAAGCTCAGCACTGAGGATCCCAGGAGCCACGCCTGGTACCACGGAGCTCTCCCGAGAGAG GCCGCTGAGGCTCTGTTCGAGAGGGATGGGGACTTCCTGGTTCGCGACTCCAGCTCGTCCCCGGCGGACTATGTCCTTAGTTGCTACTGGAGAAACGAGCctatgcactttaagattataCGAGTGGTCCTGAGACCCAAAAAG GGCTACTCACGTGAGTTGTTCCAGTTTGAGGAGGACCGCTTCGACAATGTTCCCGCTCTAATCCGTTTCTACGTGGGTGGACGACGTCCCATCTCCCAAGCCTCGGGAGCCATTGTTTTCCACCCGCTAAACAGGACAGTGCCTTTACGCGTCATTGCCGAACGGCAGCAGTCTGACTGTAAGAGCTCCACGCTGGGGAAGTCCCAACACCAACGCAGCAAGAGGCTGAGTTTTAGTAATACCCTGGCAGACGCCGTGCACGTCAACCCTCTGCTCAG CAGGAGCGGAAGTCACCCTGGCAACCTGGAAAACCTCTGGTCCAGACCTTCACTCCAGTCCGCTCAGTCGGACAGCAACCTGAGACCTG GCGCTTCTGAGAACAACAGACCCCAGGACGTCGAGCCCCCTCCTATCTTGCCAGTTTTTCGCACGGGGAGTGAACCTCTTCTCAGCCCCAAACCGCAGCAATCCCGTTCCTGTTACCCCG GTGGGGGGGTGACGCTGCGGGGGTCCGACGGGCAGCTTCACTCCCGAGCGCCCCCCAAGCCTCTTCGGATCTCTGTCCTGTTTTCCAAAGTACCCCAACCTGCAGTGGCGTTGGACCAAGACAATGACCCGTCTGCTTTCTATGACGAGCTGGTGGTTCAG GTGCCGCAGACCAAGCGCAAAGGCCACGTGGATCGCCTGCGCGCTGAGGAAAAATGGCAGAGCCGGGCACGGATCACCGAGACGTCGTTTGGTTTCCTGGATGCCGACAACGGCAGCGAGGTGTTGTCCCACTTGCCGCGACTGCCTGACAAGGAGCAATTTGAGAAGCCACAG ACCGAGTGTAGCTCCTGTTTCCGACTGGACCGCTTCGATTCGCTCCTGTTGCCGGACAACAACCGGCCACTGGAGCCGAGCGTCCTGCTGGTGCTGAAGGATCTCTTGAACCGCTCGGATCCCGACAACACGGCTCTGCACATGCTCAGCGTGGACTGCCAGGTGGCGCGCATCACAGGCGTGACGGCCGAGCAGAGGAAGGCCATGGGGGTGGGCTCGGGCCTCGAGCTCATCACGCTGCCGCACGGCCAACAATTGCGGCGAGACCTGCTCGAGAG GCATCATCTAATCTCGCTAGGCGTGGCGGTGGACATCCTGGGTTGCACGGGCACTGGGAGTCAGCGTGCCACAGTGCTTCATAAGTTCATCCTCCTGGCGAAGGCCCTTAAGGACCACGCCCATGATCTTTTTTCCTTCTCCGCCGTCATGAAGGCACTAGACATGCCTCAG ATAGCACGACTGGAGATGACATGGCGTTCACTGCGGAGGAATCACACGGAGAGCGCTGTTCTGTTCGAAAAGACTCTCAAACCCTTCCTCAAGTCGCTCAACGAGGGCGATG AATGCGTTTTAGCGGGTCCGGTGGCCGTGCCCCACCTGGTTCCCATGCTGCTTTTGATGGAGGGCGAAGACCACATGGAGGACAGCGAGCGAGGGTGCCAGACACTCTACAACGTCCTGCAGACTGCCCGACGCGACGCTCTGCAAGCTCGCGACTACAAGCGGCACGCGAGCGATCTGCTTGCGG GTGGTTGGACGCCCATCCCCGAGTTGCTGGAGGCCTTCCGGACCGAGTTTGCCCTACGACTTTTTTGGGGCCAGTCGGGGGCCGAGGCGGAAAGCAAGGAACGCCATGACAAATTTGACAAGATTCTCTGCGTGCTTTCGGACAAAGTCGAACCGGTCGACATCAAACCCGCGGCATCGCAGCTTTTCAGCTGA